AGGGTTGTAGACTGGGTTCATAATGCACTCCTTTCAGATACTGCAACAAAGACAAGACACATTGTTGAGAAAATTCATTCAGATTgtaaaaaattattattattaagtggctaagtaactagctaacgttacattgaTCAATGATTTTTGTCATTCATAATTAGCCATCATACGGCGCCCTTTCGCTTGATGCCTGTGGTTAAACGTAATGGGACCCTTGCCTTGATCGCagcagtagctaacgttagctagctaaatgtatGTTGGTTATCGAAATATAAAATgcgtagctagcaagctagattTAAACAAACTAGATTTAAAACATGTCCGTCTGTGCTGATAAATTCCATCAGGTAGCTATActaatttagctagctacctaacagaCATGCGTTTATCAATAGGCGATGCAGTAACTCCACAAAAACACAAGGGCCGGGTGTTTAGCATCTAACGTTCTCTATTTATCTTGTACTGGCTCTTCCAGTCACCCTTCAACTATCTCTTCGTCTTTGCCAATATTGGCAACATGTTTAACAATAGATGTCAACTGTGATGTTAGCTCTAGTTTTCAATGATACTCACAGTTGTAATTTCTCAGTTTCCGACTGCTGTTCTTTGGCTCGACTCTTTACTTTTGGGTATTGTATTTTGGTTCTCACTGTCTGGTTGAGTTGACACTTTTTTATGCTTGGCTCACTGGACACAAAAATTATCCAGCAGCTGGCGTCACTTCCGAGTACAGTTTGTGGCGCTTTCAAGAAAACTGGGATCTCCGGAAAAACAAGGTACAATCATGACGTTAGTGATCTttaggtcggaaagtcggagctctagaaagatgcccgagGTTCCGacatggaattccgagttggatgaccgttcaaaaccaTTTTTTCCAATCGGTGCtcgttttttcccgagttcccagttatcTTGAAAGCATTGATATCGTAATTCAGGGATTTACgagttccgagttcccagttgttttgaaagctgtATGAAGCTCATCTTGCCCATGTCACCTGATGTGGtactgtgtaaaatgttgacttTCGCTTtactgtctctctgggtctgggACGGCATTTATGTGAAACATTTTATACACCATTATATAACTCATCAACTCGGTATCAAACCTGAAAGAAGCATTCTTGCATCCATCGAATAACAATTCTAACCATGagtattatacaacgggtgggtctaatcctgaatgttgattggttaaaagcgcattccagtcggtgtctattccacaagttaccaccggctaaatatatgactttaaccctcctgctgtgttccggtctaattggaccgatttacaagttctCTGAAAAAATGTAGTCATTTTAATCTGATtttcataaggttccatgactttgtccacacagggcatctgaacacacaaagtacattttgatgatttcattacattttgggtgttttatttaactttttacaCCTGTGGGGTTCCCGGTCATTTTGACCAGTCAATAGAAATGattgggtgagactacaattagtgtataaaattgagttcaggcacatgcccattcatcagatggacacatttcctctcccagacccccacatgaaCGTGTGTTTGAGCACatacacacctcactccccttcttggcttccatggcaacccccaagggaacctttccccaatagaatatTTCCCCCACGGAAACCACACCTGTtgacattctcacaaacaatcgcaacattgtttcaatagtTTAAggaacttttctcgcagctctggtatataaagctttttttagGCCTTGCTCAAAATTCATTCTGTAGcggcacaatgaccaaacgatatacttactgtatgtgaggctcttgatcatatctttgatcatgacactggtgaggagagagtccttgttaaactttgacacaaagtagtctttgataaatagcacaatttgtttcatctgagtatttgttgtagtcaaaataatccatacattatgctttttttaactcaaaaacgagttgtatgagctcaggtcaatgaggcctacaggccataaatagcaaatagaagttcaaaacagtACTGTTCACAATAGTTGAGTTGATAAGTTCAGTTGATAAAAAGatttaacacaacattaggtgttaatatatgtattattatggatttatagctggggcggtcattttggaccgggaacacagaattaattcACATGAAATGAACATAACAGGAaggttaaaatgcctatttagtctgttccatctgactgtgcaatcgactgtctcatcagcccaggcagggaagttataaacttgatctccactataaaaaagcATATAGACATGATCACATTTATTTTAGTCTAACATTCAGCCAGTCGAAaccatgaatcagctggcatcattttcatgaatatatacaaagaaatgtcaattgaaaaaatgtaaaacgaaacgaagtgcagctagtttgcggtCTTTCCACCTTCAGTTTGAAGTttgtgtgttagctgtgttgttggctagctcctctgaacaacagtgtcctaacgagaaaacacattttctatgccaggcgaaatcgtgcctcattagctaattgttatggatgtatccaaataaatgtcactagaaaacagtttaaacaaatgcagctactgttattctgtctgcactgtttgaagttagccgtagttggctagctggcaagcaagggataagaacgttaccAGCCAGTATGGcgatggaacatttagaacgaacgactgggtcgcgtccatagatacagaacaaaaagactgaacgtcTGGGTtttgtctctggcaaccgaaccaattgcacgaccagccggcttgggtagcaactgtaacggatgtgaaatggctagctagttagcgggtacgcgctaatagcatttcaatcggttacgtcacttgctctgagacctgaagtagggtttccccttgctctgcaagggccgcggcttttgtggagcgatgggtaacgacgcttcgtgggtgtcagttgttgatgtgtgcagagggtccctggttcgagcccgggtatgggcgaggggacggactaaagttatactgttacacaaccatagatttgtttcgggactatatcttgtggaaggaagaaatagtatgaataaattcatcaaaataacgtttttaatgaacatctgtcaatcattatttgttggtaaccagttgtataaaagtgataatgccctcgaagccggtgtttggaggatatggcacccgtgccaatatcctccaaacaacgcctacgagggcattatcacttaattaggGCAACCCACAGAATATAAATTGACCCTGTGAACAGATCTAGGATCAATCAGTAAACCATACTACAAATTTGAGGATGAACTCTAAAAGGTACAAATCTAAACTGACTGTAGATCAGCTGCGAGGGCCGCTGTATGGCCGACAAAGGTCCTAACAGGTACACATAGTAAAATACACCTATTATAATTTAAAACAAAACGTTGATCATGGGATTATCTTTTGTCTCCTTCTTTATAATTGAAGATGGCGGATCAGAATAAATATTTAATTTAGAAATGTATGATTTATCATTGCCATACAAAAATGTCCGGGACCTGACTGGATTTCGCGTTCGTCTTCCCACTTTAACCGGGTCTGGGTCCATCGAATTAAATGCGTGACAATATCACTGCCGTGATTTAGCTAGTATTTAGAAATGGtcaattttaatacattttagttaACAATTTATGCTGTAAAACACTGTTCATCGGTCGTTATTCTCAATTTAGCAAATTATGTCGGGAGCGGCCGCCGGAGGGGCGTCCTCTTGCATCGGCGCAGCCGCTGCCAGTTGTAGCTCAGCTGGGTCGTCCTATGCTGCAGCGGGCGGAGAAGTGGGAATACTAGGCAGGCTACCTAGTCGGGTTTTGGAGCATGTGTTCTCCTATCTGGACTTGTATGATTTGATGCGGTGCTCGTTTGTGTGCTGGCACTGGAACAACTGCCTCACCGATGAGAACAGCGAGGTGTGGCGGAGTCTGTGCGCTCGCTCTCTTAGTGAAGAGGCACTTCGCTCCGACATTCTTTGTAATCTGACAACATACAAGGGAAAGGTAGCAGCTACTAGCTAAGCTAATAACGTTTGTTTACTATTTGAAGACCGAAGTGAAGGCCTATAGCTGTTGTTACAGATTTAGATTTCAATCCAGAAGATACCACATTGTGGAAAGATCACAAACCCAATCAGCACACATTAACTTGCCATTCAATCATAGCCTAGGCTACTCATCAATGGTATGAGTTACCCTGTCTGCCATGCACAGACTAGTGGCTAGCCGTCTATACACACACGCCCAGTTGTTTATTTATGCAGCAACGCCAGCATTAAATACGATCCATAAGCATGGTGCAATCATTTCCTTGAATGAGATAATATTTTAAGTAAAATGGAATAGCAATGATTTTTGGTTGCTGGTATGCATGTTGATTCTGCTCTCAATCACTTGGATTTATGTCCTCTTCAAAACCCTAGCACATCTTTGTCTGCCTCTCCTGCAGCTCAAATCCTACCTGCACGCTCTGAGTTCCCACGACTGCTCACGCAACGTCTACGTGAAGAAGAACGGTTTCACCCTTCACCGCAACCCCATTGCCCAGAGCACCGACGGAGCCCGCGGCAAGATCGGCTTCTATGAGGGCCGCCATGCCTGGGAGATCTGGTGGGAGGGGCCCCTGGGGACCGTGGCAGTGATCGGCATTGCCACCAAGCGTGCTGCCATACAATGCCAGGGCTATGTGGCCCTCCTGGGCAGTGACGACCAGAGCTGGGGCTGGAATCTGGTGGATAACAACCTGCTCCACAATGGGGAGGTCAACGGGAACTTCCCTCAGTGCAACAACGCACCCAAATACCAGGTAGGTTAACGTTTTTCTCCTGGGTCATATTGATAATTGCAACGGAAACGACAGCTAAGCAGTGAGATTAGTGCCGGAGTTCAGGGACTTTGTCACCATGGGGTAGGCTGCAGACAGGAACAGACAACATATCTGTATGCATGAACTAAAAATGTTCAATTGAAGTTCTAAGCCATTGTTTTAGGCTGATGACCCATCCCAATGAAGTGATTCTAGTTGAAATATTATAAACATTTATTTGTGGGATGAGTTAGGCCTGTGCAGTTGAATGCATGTCAAGAAGAACGCTACCTTAAATTAGAAGTTCTCTCAACAGTAATCATGTTTTAATTGTAGCGTGAAAGAGAAGCCATTCCCTGTATGGTAGCTGTTACTTATTGTTATATTACTTTCTAGTGTAATGGTGTCCGTCCACAGATTGGGGAGAAGATACGAGTGATTCTTGACATGGATAACAAGACCCTGGCCTTCGAGAGAGGCTTTGAGTTTCTGGGAGTGGCCTTCAGAGGGCTGCCTAAAGCATGCCTCTTCCCGGCCGTCTCAGCTGTCTATGGCAACACTGAGGTGACCATGGTCTACCTTGGCAAGCCTCTGGATGGGTAGCACCGCCACAACACCAGCTGGTGCCACGTCACATCAGGTGTGCCAAGGATAATGACTGATAGTTTAGAATCCTCTCGGTGTCAACCAACATTCCACAACCACAGGAATGGACTACAAAATCAACATGGATGAGAGTGAACTATTGATGGACAAGAGAATTTGACCAGAGTGGGGGAAGTGATCATTGATGGACAAGAGGGTTTGACTAGGGTTTTGGGAAGTGATGATTGATGGACAAGAGGGTTTGACTAGGGTTTTGGGAAGTGATGATTGATGGAGGGTGGGGGACTGGGGGCTGTTTCAAAGGTGTTTCTGACACAACGTGGATCCTATCCACTTCAGCTGCTGGACCATTTTATTTACAGTACGGGAGGACTTTacttatttttttgttattttattaagTAACAACACTGAGTCCTGTATATGCGGACGGTTTTATGATGTCTGTTCCTATGAGGCAAAACCAAATATGAACTGTGGCAAATAAAGACAAATCACAAATCATAACGTATGTGTGACAATGCAAGCTGTAACATTTCTAGAGTACACGTGTAACTGCCATGGATGGAACAGCAAGGGGGACACTTCAGAGGACTATACCGTATGAGACACTTGGAAAAGACTGCTTCAGTAGAAAAGTTGGTCATT
This region of Salvelinus alpinus chromosome 8, SLU_Salpinus.1, whole genome shotgun sequence genomic DNA includes:
- the LOC139583644 gene encoding F-box/SPRY domain-containing protein 1-like isoform X2, translated to MSGAAAGGASSCIGAAAASCSSAGSSYAAAGGEVGILGRLPSRVLEHVFSYLDLYDLMRCSFVCWHWNNCLTDENSEVWRSLCARSLSEEALRSDILCNLTTYKGKLKSYLHALSSHDCSRNVYVKKNGFTLHRNPIAQSTDGARGKIGFYEGRHAWEIWWEGPLGTVAVIGIATKRAAIQCQGYVALLGSDDQSWGWNLVDNNLLHNGEVNGNFPQCNNAPKYQIGEKIRVILDMDNKTLAFERGFEFLGVAFRGLPKACLFPAVSAVYGNTEVTMVYLGKPLDG
- the LOC139583644 gene encoding F-box/SPRY domain-containing protein 1-like isoform X1; this translates as MSGAAAGGASSCIGAAAASCSSAGSSYAAAGGEVGILGRLPSRVLEHVFSYLDLYDLMRCSFVCWHWNNCLTDENSEVWRSLCARSLSEEALRSDILCNLTTYKGKLKSYLHALSSHDCSRNVYVKKNGFTLHRNPIAQSTDGARGKIGFYEGRHAWEIWWEGPLGTVAVIGIATKRAAIQCQGYVALLGSDDQSWGWNLVDNNLLHNGEVNGNFPQCNNAPKYQCNGVRPQIGEKIRVILDMDNKTLAFERGFEFLGVAFRGLPKACLFPAVSAVYGNTEVTMVYLGKPLDG